Proteins co-encoded in one Pelobates fuscus isolate aPelFus1 chromosome 5, aPelFus1.pri, whole genome shotgun sequence genomic window:
- the ANKRA2 gene encoding ankyrin repeat family A protein 2 yields the protein MSSLGNLESSSELSGEECVSFCLSSMPDIKVEHVMDANPEEGTAQGVAMGMKFILPNRFDMNVCSRFVKSLNEEDSKNIQDQVNSDLEVASVLFKAECNIHTSPSPGIQVRHVYTPSTTKHFSPIKQSTTLTNKHRGNEVSTTPLLVNSLSVHQLAAQGEMVYLASRLEQENVINLTDEEGFTPLMWAAAHGQIAVVEFLLQNGADPQVLGKGRESALSLACSKGYTDIVKMLVECGVDVNEYDWNGGTPLLYAVHGNHVKCVKILLENGADPTIETDSGYNSMDLSVALGHRSVQQVIETHLLQLLQSIKE from the exons ATGTCGTCCCTTGGTAATCTTGAGAGCTCTTCGGAGCTCTCTGGTGAAGAATGTGTCAGTTTTTGTTTATCCAGCATGCCTGATATCAAAGTGGAGCATGTGATGGATGCAAACCCTGAAGAAGGAACAGCTCAGGGCGTTGCGATGGGAATGAAATTCATCTTGCCCAACCGATTTGACATGAATGTCTGCTCTCGATTTGTTAAGTCCTTGAATGAAGAAGATAGCAAAAATATTCAAGATCAAGTGAACTCTGATTTAGAAGTAGCATCCGTCCTATTTAAAG CTGAATGCAACATCCACACATCTCCTTCACCTGGGATTCAAGTCAGACATGTTTACACACCGTCCACAACCAAACATTTTTCTCCAATCAAACAATCAACCACTCTGACAAACAAACACAGAGGCAATGAGGTATCCACTACACCCCTACTGGTAAACT CACTTTCAGTCCATCAGCTGGCAGCCCAAGGGGAAATGGTTTACTTAGCAAGTCGTCTGGAACaag AAAACGTGATTAACCTCACTGATGAAGAAGGTTTCACTCCACTCATGTGGGCCGCAGCCCATGGACAGATAGCCGTCGTAGAGTTCCTCCTTCAAAAT GGTGCAGACCCCCAGGTACTTGGAAAGGGTCGGGAAAGTGCTCTCTCCTTGGCGTGCAGCAAGGGCTATACAGATATAGTGAAAATGCTGGTGGAGTGCGGTGTGGATGTCAATGAATATGACTGG aaTGGAGGCACACCACTTCTTTATGCCGTTCATGGAAACCATGTGAAATGCGTCAAAATCCTCCTAG AAAATGGTGCAGATCCAACCATTGAGACTGACTCTGGATACAATTCTATGGACTTGTCCGTAGCTCTTGGCCACAGAAGTG TTCAGCAAGTGATTGAGACTCATCTGTTGCAGCTTCTTCAGAGTATCAAAGAATAA